The Prosthecochloris marina genome window below encodes:
- a CDS encoding CDC48 family AAA ATPase: MKKVVAATFQVKEALAKDVGRAVCRLDPGEMQNLGFAPGQIVLIHGPRKTPARIMPSYPEDRGKKIVQIDGITRENAEVGLDEKVQIESVQAGQASKIVLLPLTGTGLSQKEDSRYLGSLIDGLPVTAGDRIRANLFGTGTAEFKVVETVPRGVVLVNTGATIRVETNEQGGKKAARIAYEDIGGLGLQVERIREMIELPLRFPQIFERLGIEAPKGVLLHGPPGTGKTLTARAVANETDVYFTHISGPEVIGKFYGESEGRLRRVFEEAEANAPAIIFIDEIDAIAPKREDMGGEKQVERRVVAQLLALLDGLKSRGQVIVIGATNLPNTLDPALRRPGRFDREILIPIPDKNARYDILQIHTRGMPLADNVDLKKLAEITHGFVGADLQAFAREAAMLALRRILPDIDFSRPEISYDLAMGLTISMADFLSAMKDVEPSAIREVFVEVPNVAWHHVGGLEAVKEELEEAVVWPLKFAEVFRETKTRPPKGVLLYGVPGTGKTLLAKALATESEVNFIAVKGPELISQYIGESERAVREVFKKARQAAPTILFLDEIDSLVPKRSGELSGERVVERVISQLLNEMDGIEELQGVLVLAATNRLDLIEPALLRSGRFDLLLEIPVPDQNARESIFAIHTEQMPLGESISLSELAEKTAGMSGADIAFICRRASILAIRGYIKKLSLKKEREFFADNALKTSISVTTEHFNAAIALLADMLAERKHMVR, encoded by the coding sequence ATGAAAAAAGTAGTGGCGGCAACTTTTCAAGTCAAGGAAGCCCTTGCGAAAGATGTCGGGCGCGCAGTATGCCGGCTCGACCCCGGGGAAATGCAAAACCTTGGATTTGCCCCTGGTCAAATTGTTCTCATTCACGGGCCGAGAAAAACACCCGCAAGGATTATGCCCTCGTATCCTGAGGACCGTGGTAAAAAGATTGTCCAAATCGATGGTATAACGCGGGAAAATGCAGAGGTTGGGCTTGATGAGAAAGTGCAGATAGAAAGCGTTCAGGCCGGTCAGGCCAGTAAAATTGTGCTTTTGCCGCTTACCGGAACAGGTCTTTCACAGAAGGAGGACAGCCGTTATCTGGGGTCGCTGATCGATGGTTTGCCCGTAACGGCAGGGGATAGAATAAGAGCTAATCTGTTCGGTACCGGAACGGCTGAATTCAAGGTGGTTGAAACTGTGCCCCGTGGGGTCGTGCTCGTCAATACCGGGGCAACGATACGGGTCGAGACAAATGAGCAGGGAGGGAAAAAAGCAGCGCGTATAGCCTATGAAGATATAGGCGGTTTAGGCTTGCAGGTGGAACGAATTCGTGAAATGATCGAGTTACCGCTGCGGTTTCCCCAGATTTTCGAACGTTTGGGGATAGAAGCTCCAAAGGGTGTGCTTCTGCATGGTCCTCCCGGCACGGGAAAGACTCTTACTGCGCGTGCTGTCGCCAATGAAACCGATGTGTATTTTACCCACATTTCCGGTCCTGAGGTCATCGGGAAATTTTACGGGGAAAGTGAGGGAAGGTTAAGAAGGGTGTTTGAAGAGGCTGAGGCCAATGCCCCTGCTATCATCTTTATTGATGAAATCGATGCCATCGCCCCTAAAAGGGAAGATATGGGCGGAGAAAAACAGGTGGAGCGCCGGGTAGTAGCTCAGTTGCTTGCATTGTTGGATGGGCTGAAATCAAGAGGGCAAGTCATTGTTATCGGTGCAACGAATCTGCCAAATACGCTTGATCCTGCGTTGAGAAGGCCAGGAAGGTTTGATCGTGAAATTCTAATTCCGATACCCGATAAGAACGCTCGCTACGATATTTTGCAGATTCATACGAGAGGAATGCCTCTGGCTGATAATGTGGACCTGAAAAAGCTGGCTGAAATAACTCACGGTTTTGTCGGCGCCGACCTTCAGGCATTTGCTCGTGAGGCGGCAATGCTGGCTTTACGGAGAATTCTGCCCGATATAGATTTCAGTCGACCTGAAATTTCGTATGACCTGGCAATGGGGCTCACTATTTCCATGGCTGATTTTTTGTCGGCCATGAAAGATGTGGAGCCTTCAGCTATTCGAGAAGTGTTCGTTGAAGTTCCCAATGTAGCGTGGCATCATGTCGGTGGTTTGGAGGCCGTAAAGGAGGAGTTGGAAGAAGCTGTTGTATGGCCATTGAAGTTTGCCGAGGTTTTTCGGGAAACAAAAACGCGTCCGCCAAAAGGTGTTTTGCTCTATGGCGTTCCGGGTACGGGAAAAACATTGCTTGCAAAGGCTCTTGCAACCGAAAGCGAGGTGAACTTCATTGCTGTAAAAGGTCCGGAGCTTATCAGCCAATATATTGGTGAGTCTGAACGTGCTGTAAGAGAGGTCTTTAAGAAGGCAAGACAGGCGGCACCGACGATTCTGTTCCTCGATGAAATAGACAGCCTTGTACCGAAAAGAAGTGGCGAGTTGTCCGGAGAGAGGGTTGTTGAACGGGTTATCAGTCAGTTGCTTAACGAAATGGATGGTATAGAAGAGCTGCAGGGGGTATTGGTGCTTGCGGCAACCAATCGTCTGGATCTTATTGAACCGGCCCTGCTCAGAAGCGGCAGGTTCGATCTTCTCCTTGAAATACCGGTGCCCGATCAAAATGCCAGGGAAAGTATTTTCGCCATTCATACGGAGCAGATGCCTCTTGGAGAAAGCATCAGTCTATCAGAGCTCGCTGAAAAAACTGCAGGAATGAGTGGGGCAGACATTGCCTTCATTTGCAGAAGAGCCTCGATACTGGCGATACGGGGATATATCAAAAAGTTATCTCTGAAAAAGGAGCGGGAGTTTTTTGCCGATAATGCATTGAAGACTTCCATTTCGGTTACCACAGAACATTTTAATGCGGCTATTGCATTGCTTGCAGATATGCTCGCAGAACGCAAACACATGGTAAGATAG